In Streptomyces alboniger, the following are encoded in one genomic region:
- a CDS encoding rhodanese-like domain-containing protein: MNNAKAQVSAPTSVSSGSTADATNSVLRVPPASPAAAAAYFGASLAFHADVSDVASALAADGAPGFVVIDTRSTASWDQGHVPGALHLPTVLILEQAEALLDKSVPVVTYCWGPGCNGATRAALALAQLGFQVKEMLGGFEYWVREGFAFETWEGPERRTPDALTAPVGGDDCGC; the protein is encoded by the coding sequence ATGAACAACGCGAAAGCGCAGGTCAGCGCCCCTACCTCCGTATCGTCCGGCTCGACCGCCGACGCCACGAATTCGGTCCTGCGGGTCCCGCCGGCCTCCCCGGCCGCGGCCGCCGCCTATTTCGGGGCGAGCCTCGCTTTCCACGCCGATGTCTCGGACGTGGCGTCCGCGCTGGCCGCCGACGGCGCCCCCGGCTTCGTCGTGATCGACACCCGTTCCACCGCGTCCTGGGACCAGGGCCACGTCCCGGGTGCGCTCCACCTACCCACCGTGCTCATCCTGGAACAGGCCGAGGCGCTCCTCGACAAGTCGGTGCCGGTGGTGACCTACTGCTGGGGGCCCGGTTGCAACGGCGCGACCCGCGCGGCCCTCGCCCTCGCCCAACTGGGCTTCCAGGTCAAGGAGATGCTGGGCGGCTTCGAGTACTGGGTGCGGGAGGGCTTCGCGTTCGAGACCTGGGAGGGCCCGGAGCGGCGCACCCCGGACGCGCTCACGGCTCCCGTCGGCGGGGACGACTGCGGCTGCTGA
- a CDS encoding alkaline phosphatase D family protein, whose protein sequence is MSQRQPSPAPRRRSVLRGSLAVPAALAVPALAGAAPSFALSGRPRARWGVQAGDVTAHAGLVWVRSDRPARMIVETSATESFRNARRWQGPLLGPGTDFTGTTRLRGLPAGEQIHYRVLLADPDDPRRTGEPVTGTFRTTPKGRKEGVRFLWSGDIAGQGWGINPDRGGFRVFEEMRRRDPDFFLCSGDTIYADGPILPSVTLPDGSVWRNVTTEEKSKVAESLAEFRGAFRYNLLDENVRRFNAQVPSIVQWDDHEVRNNWYPGQILDDARYTEKNVDVLAGRSLRAFSEYYPLSTLPPGDEDGRVYRVLRHGPLLDVFVLDMRSYRNANSPNRQTEDATGILGARQLAWLKRELSRSRAVWKVIASDMPLGLVVPDGRVNFEAVAQGDPGAPLGRELQIADLLRHIKHRRITGTLWLTADVHYTSAQHYDPSRAAFKDFAPFWEFVSGPLAAGGFPATKLDGTFGPEQKFIKAPARANTSPAETPQYFGEVDIDGDSGDLTVRLRQEGGGVLFTRVLRPGRVGQ, encoded by the coding sequence ATGTCACAACGTCAGCCGAGTCCCGCCCCCCGCCGCCGCAGCGTGCTGCGCGGATCGCTCGCCGTACCGGCGGCGCTCGCCGTGCCCGCGCTGGCGGGGGCGGCGCCCTCGTTCGCGCTGTCGGGACGTCCGAGAGCCCGGTGGGGCGTCCAGGCGGGGGACGTGACCGCGCACGCGGGGCTCGTCTGGGTGCGGTCCGACCGTCCGGCCCGGATGATCGTGGAGACCTCGGCCACGGAGTCGTTCCGCAACGCACGCCGCTGGCAGGGGCCGTTGCTCGGTCCGGGCACGGACTTCACGGGCACGACCAGGCTGCGCGGACTGCCCGCGGGGGAGCAGATCCACTACCGGGTGCTGCTGGCCGACCCCGACGACCCGCGGCGCACCGGAGAGCCGGTCACCGGCACGTTCCGTACGACGCCGAAGGGCCGCAAGGAGGGGGTGCGCTTCCTGTGGTCGGGGGACATCGCCGGGCAGGGCTGGGGCATCAACCCCGATCGCGGCGGCTTCCGTGTGTTCGAGGAGATGCGCCGCCGCGACCCCGACTTCTTCCTGTGCAGCGGTGACACCATCTACGCCGACGGGCCGATCCTGCCGAGCGTCACCCTCCCCGACGGCTCGGTGTGGCGGAACGTCACGACGGAGGAGAAGTCCAAGGTCGCCGAGTCCCTGGCCGAGTTCCGCGGCGCGTTCCGCTACAACCTGCTCGACGAGAACGTACGGCGGTTCAACGCCCAGGTGCCGTCGATCGTCCAGTGGGACGACCACGAGGTGCGCAACAACTGGTACCCGGGGCAGATCCTGGACGACGCCCGCTACACCGAGAAGAACGTCGACGTGCTGGCGGGGCGCTCCTTGCGGGCGTTCAGCGAGTACTACCCCCTCTCGACGCTGCCGCCGGGCGACGAGGACGGGCGGGTGTACCGGGTCCTGCGGCACGGCCCGCTCCTGGATGTGTTCGTCCTGGACATGCGCTCATACCGGAACGCCAACTCCCCCAACAGACAGACCGAGGACGCCACCGGCATCCTCGGCGCCCGTCAGCTGGCCTGGCTGAAGCGGGAGCTGTCGCGCTCGCGGGCGGTGTGGAAGGTGATCGCGTCGGACATGCCGCTGGGTCTCGTCGTACCCGACGGCAGGGTGAACTTCGAGGCCGTGGCGCAGGGCGACCCCGGTGCCCCGCTGGGCCGCGAGCTCCAGATCGCCGACCTCCTGCGGCACATCAAGCACCGCAGGATCACGGGCACGCTGTGGCTCACGGCCGACGTGCACTACACCTCGGCGCAGCACTACGACCCGTCGCGTGCCGCGTTCAAGGACTTCGCGCCGTTCTGGGAGTTCGTGTCCGGGCCACTGGCCGCGGGAGGCTTCCCGGCGACGAAGCTCGACGGGACGTTCGGCCCCGAGCAGAAGTTCATCAAGGCCCCGGCCCGCGCGAACACCTCCCCGGCCGAGACCCCGCAGTACTTCGGCGAGGTCGACATCGACGGGGACAGCGGCGACCTCACCGTGCGCCTGCGGCAGGAGGGCGGCGGCGTGCTGTTCACGCGCGTCCTGCGGCCCGGCCGGGTGGGGCAGTAG
- a CDS encoding RNA polymerase sigma-70 factor, whose protein sequence is MATDSVTDLFEQHRPVLMGVAYRMLGRVADAEDVVQEAWLRWSAADHDQVREPRAYLVRVTTRLAIDRLRHVQSRREAYVGPWLPEPYATEFGPTVPDTAERAVLAESVSLAVLVVLESLSPLERAVFVLREAFGFPFAEIALTLDRTEAAVRQLAGRARKHVEAGRPRYEVDPAERRDLTERFLAAAAEGDLDGLMSLLAPDVRLVGDSGGKAKAPVRVLESADKVGRFLHGIAGKGIAPGAELEFRFVELNGAESLLFLVDGKPDSVFQVDVADGRIQSIYIIRNPDKLVTLAR, encoded by the coding sequence GTGGCTACCGACAGCGTGACCGACCTCTTCGAACAGCACCGCCCCGTCCTGATGGGTGTCGCCTACCGCATGCTCGGCCGGGTGGCCGACGCGGAGGACGTCGTCCAGGAAGCCTGGCTCCGCTGGTCCGCCGCCGACCACGACCAAGTGCGCGAACCGCGCGCCTACTTGGTGCGCGTCACCACACGCCTCGCCATCGACCGCCTCCGCCACGTGCAGTCCCGGCGCGAGGCGTACGTGGGGCCGTGGCTCCCCGAGCCCTACGCCACCGAGTTCGGCCCGACCGTCCCCGACACGGCCGAGCGGGCCGTGCTCGCGGAGTCCGTCTCCCTGGCGGTCCTCGTCGTCCTGGAGTCCCTCTCGCCCCTGGAGCGCGCCGTCTTCGTGCTGCGGGAGGCGTTCGGGTTCCCGTTCGCCGAGATCGCGCTCACGCTGGACCGCACGGAGGCCGCGGTGCGCCAGCTCGCCGGGCGGGCTCGCAAGCACGTCGAGGCGGGCCGCCCCCGCTACGAGGTGGACCCGGCCGAGCGCCGCGATCTGACCGAGCGGTTCCTGGCCGCGGCGGCGGAGGGCGACCTCGACGGCCTGATGTCGCTGCTAGCGCCGGACGTCCGCCTGGTCGGCGACAGCGGCGGCAAGGCCAAGGCCCCTGTGCGCGTCCTCGAGAGCGCCGACAAGGTGGGCCGCTTCCTGCACGGCATCGCGGGCAAGGGCATCGCCCCGGGGGCCGAGCTGGAATTCCGCTTCGTCGAACTCAACGGCGCCGAGTCCCTGCTCTTCCTGGTCGACGGCAAACCCGACAGCGTGTTCCAGGTGGACGTCGCCGACGGTCGCATCCAGAGCATCTACATCATCCGTAATCCGGACAAGCTCGTGACGCTCGCTCGGTAG
- a CDS encoding ROK family transcriptional regulator, whose protein sequence is MGQLTGGDPSLLRRINSAVVLHALRATDLATLTEIARVTGLSRPTVEGVVEGLIEAGLVVESAPEDSGARRQGRPARKFRFRAEAGHLLGLEVGPHRVAAVLSDLDGTILGTASKDVCEDAPADERLERLRTTVADLLRRAGIARSSLRAVGVGSPGILEADGTVRLSTALPEWTGLQLGERLRRSFKCPVLVENDANAAAVAEHWKGAATDTDDVVFVLAGLSPGAGSLIGGRLHRGYGGAAGEIGALHLLGREVTPETLLSTTGEPLHPLDEQAVAEVFAHAREGDERARAAVNRFIQRLVHDVAALVLALDPELVVVGGWAAGLDGVLEPLHRELARYCLRPPRVALSVLGEAAVATGALRLALDHVDEQLFAVEGTVTARR, encoded by the coding sequence TTGGGGCAGCTGACCGGCGGGGACCCCTCTCTGTTGCGGCGGATCAACTCCGCGGTGGTGCTGCACGCGCTGCGCGCCACGGACTTGGCGACGCTCACGGAGATCGCCCGGGTGACCGGGCTCTCGCGGCCCACCGTGGAGGGGGTCGTGGAGGGGCTCATCGAGGCCGGGCTCGTGGTGGAGTCCGCGCCCGAGGACAGCGGCGCCCGGCGCCAGGGGCGGCCCGCGCGGAAGTTCCGCTTCCGGGCGGAGGCGGGTCATCTGCTGGGTCTGGAGGTCGGGCCGCACCGCGTGGCCGCCGTCCTGTCGGATCTGGACGGCACGATCCTCGGGACGGCGTCGAAGGACGTCTGCGAGGACGCCCCGGCGGACGAGCGGCTCGAACGCCTGCGCACCACGGTCGCCGATCTGCTGCGCCGCGCGGGGATTGCCCGCAGCTCGCTGCGCGCGGTCGGGGTGGGCAGCCCCGGCATCCTGGAGGCGGACGGCACGGTGCGGCTGAGCACGGCGCTGCCCGAGTGGACGGGGCTCCAGCTCGGTGAGCGGCTGCGCCGCTCCTTCAAGTGCCCGGTGCTCGTGGAGAACGACGCGAACGCGGCGGCCGTGGCCGAGCACTGGAAGGGCGCGGCGACCGACACCGACGACGTGGTCTTCGTCCTCGCGGGGCTGAGCCCGGGGGCCGGGTCGCTGATCGGCGGCCGGCTGCACCGCGGCTACGGCGGCGCGGCGGGCGAGATCGGGGCGCTGCACCTGCTGGGCCGTGAGGTCACTCCGGAGACGCTGCTGTCCACCACGGGCGAGCCGCTGCACCCCTTGGACGAGCAGGCCGTCGCCGAGGTCTTCGCGCACGCGCGGGAGGGCGACGAGCGGGCCCGGGCGGCGGTGAACCGTTTCATCCAGCGCCTCGTGCACGATGTGGCGGCTTTGGTGCTCGCCCTCGATCCCGAACTGGTCGTCGTGGGCGGCTGGGCGGCGGGCCTGGACGGCGTGCTGGAGCCGCTGCACCGGGAGTTGGCGCGCTACTGCCTGCGGCCGCCCCGTGTCGCGCTGTCGGTGCTCGGCGAGGCGGCGGTGGCGACAGGGGCGCTGCGGCTGGCGCTCGACCACGTCGACGAGCAGCTGTTCGCCGTGGAGGGCACCGTCACCGCCCGGCGGTGA
- a CDS encoding DUF885 domain-containing protein — MKNPHPNTGPLPREVADSYVDELIALDPIIGTYLGVRESSGKLPDTSPAGRDAVARLARTTLVRLDEAEARPGADSEIERRCGRLLRERLTAELALHDTGEELRWVGNLHTVPHAVREIFTVTPMETEEDWAAIAERLRAVPTAFEGYRASLELGLDRKLFGAPRPTATFIEQLTEWAGEEPGADGRGWFEEFASAGPEALRAELDTAARAATASVVALRDWMREVYAPSIEGSPDTVGRERYGVLARYFNGADLDLDEAYAYGWSEFHRLLAEMRTEAEKILPGAATPWVALAHLDEHGTRIEGVEEVRAWLQELMNEAIEALDGTHFELAARVRKVESHIAPPGGAAAPYYTAPSEDFSRPGRTWLPTMGDTSFPVYDLVSTWYHEGVPGHHLQLAQWAHVAENLSRYQATVGIVSANAEGWALYAERLMDELGFLTDPERRLGYLDAQMMRALRVIVDIGMHLELEIPADSPFHPGERWTPDLAQEFYDAHCSRPTDYVASELTRYLTIPGQAIGYKLGERAWLLGRENARRRHGDAFDAKAWHMAALSQGSLGLDDLVDELSAL, encoded by the coding sequence ATGAAGAACCCGCATCCGAACACCGGCCCCCTGCCTCGCGAGGTCGCCGACTCCTACGTCGACGAACTCATCGCCCTGGACCCCATCATCGGCACCTATCTCGGTGTGCGGGAGAGCAGCGGCAAGCTGCCCGACACCTCGCCCGCGGGCCGGGACGCCGTCGCCCGGCTGGCGCGGACGACCCTGGTCCGGCTCGACGAGGCCGAAGCCCGGCCGGGCGCCGACAGCGAGATCGAGCGCCGTTGCGGACGGCTGCTGCGGGAGCGGCTCACCGCCGAACTCGCCTTGCACGACACGGGTGAAGAGCTGCGCTGGGTCGGCAATCTGCACACGGTTCCGCACGCGGTGCGCGAGATCTTCACCGTGACGCCCATGGAGACCGAGGAGGACTGGGCGGCGATCGCCGAACGGCTGCGAGCCGTGCCGACCGCGTTCGAGGGCTATCGCGCCTCGCTCGAACTCGGTCTCGACCGCAAGCTGTTCGGCGCGCCGCGCCCCACGGCCACGTTCATCGAGCAGCTCACCGAGTGGGCGGGCGAGGAGCCCGGGGCAGACGGCCGTGGCTGGTTCGAGGAGTTCGCCTCCGCAGGTCCGGAGGCGCTCCGCGCCGAGCTTGACACCGCGGCGCGCGCCGCCACGGCCTCCGTCGTGGCGCTGCGCGACTGGATGCGGGAGGTGTACGCACCCTCGATCGAGGGCTCCCCCGACACCGTGGGCCGCGAGCGCTACGGGGTCCTGGCCCGCTACTTCAACGGCGCCGACCTGGATCTCGACGAGGCCTACGCGTACGGCTGGTCGGAGTTCCACCGGCTGCTCGCGGAGATGCGGACCGAGGCCGAGAAGATCCTGCCGGGCGCGGCCACGCCGTGGGTGGCGCTCGCCCACCTCGACGAGCACGGGACCCGCATCGAGGGCGTGGAGGAGGTGCGGGCCTGGCTCCAGGAACTGATGAACGAGGCGATCGAGGCGCTGGACGGCACGCACTTCGAACTCGCCGCGCGGGTACGGAAGGTGGAGTCGCACATCGCCCCGCCGGGCGGCGCCGCCGCCCCTTACTACACGGCCCCGTCCGAGGACTTCTCACGCCCCGGCCGCACCTGGCTGCCGACCATGGGTGACACCAGCTTCCCCGTCTACGACCTCGTCTCCACCTGGTACCACGAGGGCGTGCCCGGCCATCACCTCCAGCTGGCGCAGTGGGCGCACGTCGCGGAGAACCTCTCCCGCTATCAGGCGACCGTCGGCATCGTCAGCGCCAACGCCGAGGGCTGGGCGCTGTACGCGGAGCGGCTCATGGACGAGCTGGGGTTCCTCACGGACCCCGAGCGCAGGCTCGGCTATCTGGACGCCCAGATGATGCGCGCGCTGCGGGTGATCGTCGACATCGGCATGCACCTGGAGCTGGAGATCCCGGCGGACTCCCCCTTCCACCCGGGTGAGCGCTGGACGCCGGACCTGGCGCAGGAGTTCTACGACGCGCATTGCAGCCGTCCGACGGACTACGTCGCGAGCGAGCTGACGCGTTACCTCACGATTCCCGGCCAGGCGATCGGCTACAAGCTGGGTGAGCGTGCCTGGCTCCTCGGCCGTGAGAACGCGCGCCGCCGCCACGGCGACGCGTTCGACGCCAAGGCGTGGCACATGGCGGCGCTTTCCCAGGGCTCGCTCGGTCTGGACGACCTGGTGGACGAACTGTCCGCGCTGTGA
- a CDS encoding GntR family transcriptional regulator translates to MGTTQLETVPEPKYWHLKTVLSEALDSEFAVGEILPNERELAARFGVARATLRQALEQLELEGRLQRRRGVGTTVAPPRMGVPVGSAQGAWPGAAGDAWQPADCAPGTPPAGVARMLETHPDEQVHIVRRTRVSQGQPVAAELLYVPMSSVAELTGMDAPSGAARARVVLRELARHGLEGQDRAVELGSARADDAKALDRLPGAPVLVVTTRFLAEGRTAAVSVATYRADTCRLTFGDSGGVEIHHGPQRQA, encoded by the coding sequence GTGGGGACCACGCAGCTCGAAACGGTGCCGGAGCCGAAGTACTGGCACCTGAAGACCGTGCTCAGTGAGGCGCTCGACTCCGAGTTCGCCGTGGGGGAGATCCTGCCCAACGAGCGTGAGCTGGCCGCCCGCTTCGGCGTCGCCCGCGCCACCCTCCGTCAGGCGCTCGAACAGCTTGAGCTGGAAGGCCGGCTCCAGCGCCGCCGCGGCGTGGGTACGACCGTGGCGCCGCCGCGCATGGGTGTCCCCGTGGGGTCCGCGCAGGGTGCCTGGCCGGGCGCGGCCGGTGACGCCTGGCAGCCCGCGGACTGCGCTCCGGGGACCCCGCCCGCGGGTGTCGCCCGGATGCTGGAGACCCACCCCGACGAGCAGGTGCACATCGTGCGCCGCACCCGCGTCTCGCAGGGCCAGCCCGTCGCCGCCGAACTGCTGTACGTCCCGATGTCGTCCGTCGCCGAACTGACCGGCATGGACGCCCCCTCCGGCGCCGCCCGCGCGCGCGTGGTCCTGCGCGAGCTGGCGCGGCACGGCCTCGAAGGGCAGGACAGGGCCGTCGAGCTGGGCTCGGCCCGCGCGGACGACGCCAAGGCGCTCGACCGCCTGCCGGGAGCCCCCGTCCTCGTCGTGACGACCCGCTTCCTCGCCGAGGGCCGCACGGCCGCGGTCTCCGTGGCGACCTACCGCGCGGACACCTGCCGGCTCACCTTCGGCGACTCCGGCGGCGTGGAGATCCACCACGGTCCGCAGCGCCAGGCCTGA
- a CDS encoding SDR family oxidoreductase, which produces MPHLPPPSPAQLRRDPLPLRGRTALVTGASRRAGIGYAVARRLAAYGAGVYLHHHVPHDDAMPWGADRPDDVVEGVREALGDPDATVCAGPGDLAEPSAPAELIGTAADALGGRLDILVANHALSGGDGPLDAVDAAMLDAHWAVDTRSVILLVQAYARLRARSAPRTPGGRVVLMTSGQDIAGGMPDEIAYGLQKGALASATRSLATGLADLAITVNCVNPGPVDTDYLTGEAYAQVEARFPAGRWGMPDDPARLIAWLATDEAAWITGQVIDSEGGFRR; this is translated from the coding sequence ATGCCGCACCTGCCGCCTCCCTCGCCCGCCCAACTCCGCCGCGATCCCCTTCCGTTGCGCGGCCGTACCGCTCTCGTCACCGGGGCCAGCCGACGCGCCGGCATCGGGTACGCGGTGGCGCGTCGGCTCGCCGCCTATGGAGCCGGGGTGTATCTGCACCACCACGTGCCCCACGATGACGCCATGCCCTGGGGCGCGGACCGGCCGGACGACGTCGTCGAGGGCGTGCGTGAGGCGCTCGGCGACCCGGACGCGACGGTGTGCGCGGGACCCGGCGACCTGGCGGAGCCCTCCGCGCCGGCCGAGCTGATCGGCACGGCGGCCGACGCGCTCGGCGGACGGCTCGACATCCTCGTCGCCAACCACGCGCTGAGCGGTGGCGACGGTCCCCTCGACGCCGTCGACGCCGCCATGCTCGACGCGCACTGGGCGGTCGACACCCGCTCCGTGATCCTGCTCGTCCAGGCGTACGCCCGGCTGCGCGCCCGGTCGGCGCCCCGGACCCCCGGCGGGCGCGTCGTGCTGATGACCTCCGGGCAGGACATCGCGGGCGGCATGCCGGACGAGATCGCGTACGGTCTGCAGAAGGGCGCGCTGGCCTCGGCGACCCGTTCGCTCGCCACCGGCCTCGCCGACCTCGCCATCACCGTGAACTGCGTCAACCCGGGCCCCGTGGACACCGATTACCTCACAGGCGAGGCCTACGCGCAGGTCGAGGCCCGCTTTCCGGCCGGCCGCTGGGGGATGCCCGACGACCCGGCCCGGCTCATCGCCTGGCTCGCCACCGACGAGGCGGCCTGGATCACCGGCCAGGTCATCGACTCCGAGGGCGGCTTCCGCCGCTGA
- a CDS encoding GNAT family N-acetyltransferase, with protein sequence MSDVTRTKHGRPVHHWRRDVVELAALFTAVAVADTVANSIGHGPDGPALLVISAVVLLATAGFHIWWARRHNHAPPSPHDTGARPPAVAEQAGPTTSATPAESSPGPSGATTLWRMRTTVRDEPGSLAALCVALAGRRVDILSLQAHPLAEGTVDEFLLRTPEALDAAEITRSISQAGGTGTWIERADAHDLVDAPTRILGLATRTALDAAELPLALRQLLGRCTIRSLPAGTRAVRRGGGGGTAPEETVPGDGVLEGTVLRLKGPEGEVISVERPYLPFTPTEFARARALVELDTRLGPRIPRGQDVLTLPEGNSITLRRADTADVGAAKAMHDRCSRRTLSMRYHGPVRDADRYLCHLLSPRFGRTLAVQTASGRIVGIGHLLWDGDETEIALLVEDDWQRRGIGGQLLRRLVSLAVEAGCESVYAVTQASNTGMVAAMRGLGLPLDYQIEEGTLVITARLDATPGGSQLPPSEDRPARNLR encoded by the coding sequence ATGTCTGACGTGACACGGACCAAGCACGGTCGCCCCGTTCACCACTGGCGGCGCGACGTGGTCGAGCTGGCCGCCCTGTTCACCGCCGTCGCGGTGGCGGACACCGTGGCGAACTCGATCGGGCACGGCCCCGACGGGCCCGCCCTGCTCGTGATCTCGGCCGTGGTGCTGCTCGCCACGGCCGGGTTCCACATCTGGTGGGCGCGGCGCCACAACCACGCCCCGCCGAGTCCGCACGATACCGGCGCCCGGCCGCCCGCCGTCGCGGAACAGGCCGGGCCCACCACCTCCGCGACCCCGGCCGAGTCCTCCCCCGGCCCGTCCGGGGCGACGACGCTGTGGCGGATGCGTACGACCGTACGAGACGAGCCGGGTTCGCTGGCCGCGCTGTGCGTGGCGCTCGCCGGTCGGCGGGTGGACATCCTGAGCCTCCAGGCGCACCCGCTGGCCGAGGGCACGGTCGACGAGTTCCTGCTGCGCACCCCCGAGGCGCTGGATGCCGCGGAGATCACCCGGTCGATCTCGCAGGCGGGCGGCACCGGGACCTGGATCGAACGCGCCGACGCCCATGACCTTGTGGACGCCCCCACCCGCATCCTGGGCCTGGCCACCCGCACCGCCCTGGACGCGGCGGAGCTGCCGCTGGCGCTGCGGCAGCTCCTGGGCCGCTGCACCATCCGGTCACTGCCCGCCGGGACGCGGGCGGTCAGGCGCGGGGGCGGGGGCGGGACGGCGCCCGAGGAGACGGTCCCGGGCGACGGCGTACTCGAAGGGACGGTGCTGCGGCTCAAGGGTCCGGAGGGTGAAGTGATCAGCGTGGAGCGGCCGTATCTGCCGTTCACACCCACGGAGTTCGCTCGCGCGCGTGCGCTGGTGGAACTCGACACGCGGCTCGGCCCGCGCATTCCGCGCGGCCAGGACGTGCTGACGCTGCCCGAGGGCAACTCCATCACCCTGCGCCGGGCCGACACGGCCGACGTCGGGGCCGCCAAGGCCATGCACGACCGCTGCTCGCGGCGCACGCTGAGCATGCGCTACCACGGCCCGGTGCGGGACGCCGACCGCTACCTCTGCCACCTGCTCAGCCCGAGGTTCGGCCGCACCCTCGCGGTGCAGACCGCCTCCGGCCGGATCGTCGGCATCGGCCATCTGCTCTGGGACGGCGACGAGACCGAGATCGCACTGCTCGTCGAGGACGACTGGCAGCGGCGCGGCATCGGCGGCCAACTCCTCCGTCGCCTCGTGTCATTGGCGGTCGAGGCGGGTTGCGAGAGCGTGTACGCGGTCACGCAGGCGTCCAACACGGGCATGGTCGCCGCGATGCGCGGGCTCGGCCTGCCGCTCGACTACCAGATCGAGGAGGGCACGCTGGTGATCACGGCCCGCCTCGACGCGACGCCCGGCGGTTCGCAGCTGCCGCCTAGTGAGGATCGCCCCGCACGAAACCTCCGCTGA
- a CDS encoding DMT family transporter — protein sequence MNANSTRGALLAALACLLVGGSFTANSLLGDYPYTGGQFVRYGLAFLLLLPLPGKGGTAALRRLPRRAWGRLALLAAVGMVGFNMAILAAERSAEPAVPGVFVGCAPVIVALLVPLLERRTPQRTVIQGALFVAVGAFVVQGWGRTDGLGLLFSVGALAGEVGFAVLAVPVVRPLGPRLLAATVCALAAVESAALGVVLDGSEFVRWPDRTEGAALLWQAVVVTVVGFVLWYTGLQRIGAERATLFSGLIPVAAACTAPLVGTGTYGAAQAVGSALVGVGVAVGSGVLRRRPSAVGVDDDGGQGLQLRP from the coding sequence ATGAACGCGAACTCCACACGCGGGGCGCTGCTCGCGGCCCTCGCATGCCTCCTCGTCGGCGGCTCCTTCACCGCGAACAGCCTGCTGGGCGACTATCCGTACACCGGGGGCCAGTTCGTCCGCTACGGACTGGCCTTCCTGCTCCTGCTGCCCTTGCCGGGAAAGGGCGGGACCGCCGCCCTGCGACGCCTGCCACGGCGGGCGTGGGGCCGCCTCGCGCTCCTGGCGGCTGTGGGGATGGTCGGATTCAACATGGCCATCCTGGCCGCGGAACGGTCGGCGGAACCTGCCGTACCGGGTGTCTTCGTAGGATGCGCCCCGGTGATCGTCGCCCTCCTGGTACCGCTCCTGGAACGTCGTACCCCTCAACGCACCGTCATCCAGGGGGCGCTCTTCGTCGCCGTCGGCGCCTTCGTCGTCCAGGGGTGGGGGCGCACCGACGGCCTGGGGCTCCTCTTCTCGGTCGGCGCGCTCGCCGGGGAGGTCGGGTTCGCGGTGCTCGCGGTTCCCGTGGTGCGTCCGCTCGGCCCCAGGCTGCTCGCGGCGACGGTGTGCGCGCTCGCCGCCGTCGAGTCGGCCGCCCTCGGTGTCGTCCTCGACGGAAGCGAGTTCGTGCGGTGGCCGGACCGGACCGAGGGCGCCGCTTTGCTGTGGCAGGCGGTCGTCGTCACCGTCGTCGGCTTCGTGCTCTGGTACACGGGGCTCCAGCGCATCGGCGCCGAGCGGGCCACGCTCTTCTCGGGCCTCATCCCGGTCGCCGCGGCGTGCACCGCGCCCCTGGTCGGCACGGGCACGTACGGCGCGGCCCAGGCCGTCGGCAGCGCCCTTGTCGGGGTCGGAGTGGCCGTGGGCTCCGGTGTCCTGCGCCGGCGCCCGTCTGCGGTAGGTGTCGACGATGACGGCGGCCAGGGTCTCCAGTTGCGGCCGTGA
- a CDS encoding VOC family protein: MPVNGQSHIRIARPSRDLAVAERFWVDGLGLKVVYRAEGGDAPGEHELLMVGWPDASWHLELVHEAAAPVQPRPTEEDLLVVYVDGEVPEELLARLEEHGGKRVQSPNPYWNEWGVTVEDPDGYGLVLCTRAWSNA, translated from the coding sequence GTGCCTGTCAACGGTCAGAGCCACATCCGTATCGCCCGTCCCTCCCGCGACCTGGCGGTCGCGGAGCGCTTCTGGGTCGACGGACTCGGACTGAAGGTGGTCTACCGGGCGGAGGGCGGCGACGCTCCCGGGGAGCACGAACTGCTCATGGTCGGCTGGCCGGACGCGTCCTGGCACCTCGAACTCGTCCACGAGGCCGCGGCTCCGGTCCAGCCGCGCCCCACCGAGGAGGACCTGCTCGTCGTCTACGTCGACGGCGAGGTCCCCGAGGAACTGCTGGCACGCCTCGAGGAGCACGGTGGCAAGCGGGTCCAGTCGCCCAACCCCTACTGGAACGAGTGGGGCGTCACGGTCGAGGACCCCGACGGCTACGGTCTGGTGCTCTGCACGCGCGCGTGGTCCAACGCCTGA